In Anaerolineales bacterium, the following are encoded in one genomic region:
- the metG gene encoding methionine--tRNA ligase — protein MTQHILVAVAWPYSNSDIHVGNVAGSYLPADIFARYNRLKGNQVLMVSGSDAHGTPITVKADADGVTPEEIYQRYQPRFLDLFQRLGLNYDLFTTTHTENHFKVSQSLFLALKENQLLYTEEQQQWFSPALNRFLPDRYVEGTCYICGYDNARGDQCDNCGNVLDATQLINPRAKIDGSVPELRKTTHFFLDLAQLQPQVIEFLESRKDYWRPNVVTRSLGWIRSQGLHGRPITRDLDWGIPVPVEGWEHKRLYVWFEAVIGYLSAAIEWSEISGQPDAWHRWWTDPAARAYYFLGKDNIDFHAILWPAELAGAGDQFSFIFEGTQGKPLNLPYDVPANEFLNIQDRKLSGSRNWAVWALDFLERYDPDPLRYYLTAIMPETSDSNWDWDDFVARNNNELVATWGNLANRVLSFAHRHWEGKVPDAGELRPADKELLAKIEAGFDSVGAHLEAVKLRAALGEAIRLASEVNAYLDAQAPWSAVKTDKAAAGTTIYTAIRAIDNLKTLLSPFLPHTCEQLHQTLGYDAPLFGEQYTEMQHDALGEHLVLRYRDAGASGRWAPSTLEPGRALRQPAPLFKKLEPAVADEERARMG, from the coding sequence ATGACCCAACACATCCTCGTCGCCGTCGCCTGGCCCTATTCCAACTCCGACATTCACGTGGGCAACGTGGCCGGTTCGTACCTGCCTGCCGATATTTTCGCCCGCTACAACCGCCTGAAGGGCAACCAGGTGCTGATGGTCTCCGGCTCGGATGCCCACGGCACACCGATCACGGTGAAAGCCGATGCCGACGGCGTGACACCGGAGGAGATCTACCAGCGCTACCAGCCGCGCTTTCTCGACCTTTTCCAACGTCTTGGCCTGAACTACGACCTGTTCACCACCACCCACACTGAGAACCACTTCAAGGTCTCGCAGTCGCTCTTTTTGGCCCTCAAGGAGAATCAGCTGTTGTACACCGAAGAGCAGCAGCAGTGGTTTTCACCGGCGCTCAATCGCTTTTTGCCCGACCGCTATGTGGAGGGCACCTGCTACATTTGCGGGTACGACAACGCCCGCGGCGACCAGTGCGACAACTGCGGCAACGTGCTGGACGCCACCCAGCTGATTAACCCCCGCGCCAAGATCGACGGCTCGGTGCCGGAGCTGCGCAAGACCACCCACTTCTTCCTGGACCTGGCCCAGCTGCAGCCGCAGGTGATCGAATTTCTGGAGAGCCGCAAGGACTACTGGCGGCCCAATGTGGTCACCCGCTCGCTGGGCTGGATCCGCAGCCAGGGGCTGCACGGCCGCCCGATCACCCGCGACCTGGATTGGGGCATCCCCGTGCCGGTGGAGGGCTGGGAGCATAAGCGTCTGTACGTGTGGTTCGAGGCGGTCATCGGCTACCTGTCGGCGGCCATCGAATGGAGCGAGATCAGCGGCCAGCCGGACGCCTGGCACCGCTGGTGGACCGACCCGGCGGCGCGGGCCTATTACTTTTTGGGCAAGGACAACATTGACTTCCATGCCATCCTATGGCCTGCTGAGCTGGCCGGGGCGGGCGATCAATTCAGCTTCATCTTTGAAGGCACCCAGGGCAAGCCGCTCAACCTGCCCTACGACGTGCCGGCCAACGAATTCCTAAATATTCAGGACCGCAAGCTGTCCGGCAGCCGCAACTGGGCGGTGTGGGCGCTGGACTTTCTGGAGCGTTACGACCCGGACCCGCTGCGCTATTACCTGACCGCCATCATGCCCGAGACCAGCGACAGCAACTGGGACTGGGACGACTTCGTGGCCCGCAACAACAACGAACTGGTGGCCACCTGGGGCAACCTGGCCAACCGGGTGCTCTCGTTTGCCCACCGCCACTGGGAGGGCAAGGTGCCGGATGCCGGCGAACTGCGCCCGGCGGACAAAGAACTGCTGGCCAAGATCGAAGCCGGCTTTGACAGCGTCGGCGCGCATCTGGAGGCGGTGAAGCTGCGCGCCGCGCTGGGCGAGGCCATCCGCCTGGCCAGCGAGGTCAACGCCTACCTGGACGCCCAGGCGCCCTGGTCGGCGGTCAAGACCGATAAGGCCGCCGCCGGGACGACGATTTACACCGCCATCCGCGCCATCGACAATCTCAAGACGCTGCTTTCGCCCTTCCTACCGCACACCTGCGAGCAGCTGCACCAGACCCTGGGCTACGACGCGCCGCTGTTCGGCGAGCAGTATACCGAGATGCAGCACGACGCGCTGGGCGAGCATCTGGTGCTGCGCTACCGGGACGCCGGGGCCAGTGGCCGCTGGGCCCCCAGCACCCTGGAGCCCGGCCGCGCCCTGCGCCAGCCGGCGCCGCTGTTCAAGAAGCTGGAGCCGGCGGTGGCCGACGAGGAGCGGGCGCGGATGGGGTAA
- a CDS encoding phosphatase PAP2 family protein: protein MEKTQTPPPPPPILPKPTGFLARVLKLRRPVTVLGLLLAITLFLTWLPPEQRGEIGRAVLARRSLMVALGLFTLVSLSLLWARGQAIDNHVFLLFNLWGFRPRWLDILMWIVTQIGAGLVAIGLAIYLYFFKADPMPALQLALGTMTLALLVEGLKEIMNRARPYLINTQARVIGWKAPGRSFPSGHTAHAFFLVTLLNFLWEPPLIGTIGLFAVAVAVGITRMYVGAHFPRDVVAGSILGFAWGIFMILIDPFWPLWFPF from the coding sequence ATGGAAAAGACGCAAACTCCCCCGCCGCCGCCGCCCATTCTGCCCAAACCCACCGGTTTTTTGGCCCGCGTGCTGAAGCTGCGCCGGCCGGTGACGGTGCTGGGCCTGCTGCTGGCGATCACGCTGTTCCTGACCTGGCTGCCGCCTGAGCAGCGCGGCGAGATTGGCCGGGCGGTGCTGGCCCGCCGCAGCCTGATGGTGGCGCTGGGCTTGTTCACCCTGGTGAGCCTCTCGCTGCTGTGGGCGCGCGGCCAGGCCATCGACAATCACGTCTTTCTGCTCTTCAACCTGTGGGGCTTCCGGCCGCGCTGGCTGGATATCTTGATGTGGATCGTGACCCAGATCGGCGCCGGCCTGGTGGCGATTGGTCTGGCGATTTACCTGTACTTCTTCAAAGCGGACCCCATGCCGGCCCTGCAGCTGGCTCTGGGCACCATGACCCTGGCCCTGCTGGTCGAAGGCTTGAAAGAGATCATGAACCGAGCCCGCCCGTACCTGATCAACACCCAGGCCCGCGTGATTGGCTGGAAGGCGCCCGGGCGCTCCTTCCCCAGCGGGCACACCGCCCACGCCTTCTTCCTGGTGACCTTGCTCAATTTCCTGTGGGAGCCGCCGCTGATCGGCACGATTGGCCTATTTGCCGTGGCGGTTGCAGTGGGCATCACCCGCATGTATGTAGGCGCCCACTTCCCGCGCGATGTGGTCGCTGGCAGCATCCTGGGCTTCGCCTGGGGCATCTTCATGATCCTGATCGACCCCTTTTGGCCGTTGTGGTTTCCTTTCTAG
- a CDS encoding NifU family protein: MSEALSSQDILNISPAAASKISELIETRGKPGLAVRVAIRGVLPGGGYQTEFKFQERSEATDNDLVQSVGAFELLFEPDVAEKVQGAKVDFDEERYSAGFNIEYPPRSILPPGVEARRDWEDPLAQQVQQVIDDFINPGVAGHGGWVLLKDVKGEDIYVEMGGGCQGCGMAAVTLRAGIEKAIMEAVPAVRQIIDVTDHDEGESPYYAPQTAEGASPFNQ, from the coding sequence ATGAGCGAAGCCCTCTCCAGCCAAGACATTTTGAACATCAGCCCTGCGGCAGCCAGCAAGATCAGCGAGCTGATCGAAACACGCGGCAAGCCCGGCTTGGCCGTGCGCGTCGCCATCCGCGGCGTGCTGCCCGGTGGCGGTTACCAAACTGAATTCAAGTTCCAGGAGCGCAGCGAAGCCACAGACAACGATCTGGTGCAGAGCGTAGGCGCCTTTGAGCTGCTCTTTGAGCCCGATGTGGCCGAAAAGGTGCAAGGCGCCAAGGTTGACTTTGACGAAGAGCGCTACTCGGCTGGGTTCAACATCGAATACCCGCCGCGCAGCATTCTGCCGCCGGGTGTGGAAGCCCGCCGTGACTGGGAAGACCCACTGGCCCAGCAGGTGCAGCAGGTCATCGACGACTTCATCAACCCCGGTGTGGCCGGCCACGGCGGCTGGGTGCTGCTGAAGGACGTCAAGGGCGAGGACATTTACGTAGAGATGGGCGGCGGCTGCCAGGGCTGCGGCATGGCGGCGGTGACCCTGCGCGCCGGCATTGAAAAAGCCATCATGGAAGCCGTGCCGGCTGTGCGCCAGATCATTGACGTGACCGACCACGACGAGGGCGAAAGCCCCTATTACGCGCCGCAAACCGCAGAGGGCGCATCGCCCTTCAATCAATAA
- a CDS encoding magnesium transporter CorA family protein, with the protein MIQIFKTMPNGKLVQQERVSKGVWINAVAPHADEIEQLVDWGAPEEAITYALDVDELARVERYDGITYIILRVPYFQGDHEDIPYTSVPLAIITSAKWIMTVSKFNTESLRESKKNKEYPLHTRKHNTFILHILFNTAKLYLKHLTTINRLVDNLEERLTVSIDNKDLFRLLKYQKSLVYFSTALKTNEVMIERLQRMRLFNQFEEDQDLLDDVLTETMQAIEMNNISSNILNQMMDAFASMISNNQNDVVKVLTSVTLVLGLPTLVASFYGMNVGLPFSETPHAFWLTVGISLALMLTAILIFRKRGWF; encoded by the coding sequence ATGATCCAAATCTTCAAGACCATGCCGAACGGCAAACTGGTCCAGCAGGAGCGCGTCTCCAAAGGCGTGTGGATCAACGCTGTGGCGCCGCACGCCGACGAAATTGAGCAGCTGGTGGACTGGGGCGCGCCCGAAGAGGCGATCACCTACGCCTTGGACGTGGACGAGCTGGCCCGGGTGGAGCGTTACGACGGCATCACCTACATTATTTTGCGCGTGCCCTACTTCCAGGGCGACCATGAAGATATCCCTTACACTTCGGTGCCGCTGGCGATCATCACCTCGGCCAAGTGGATCATGACCGTGTCCAAGTTCAACACGGAAAGCCTGCGCGAGTCCAAGAAGAACAAGGAATATCCGCTACACACGCGCAAGCACAACACCTTTATCCTGCACATCCTGTTCAATACGGCCAAGCTCTACCTCAAGCACCTGACCACCATTAACCGCCTGGTGGACAACCTGGAAGAGCGCTTGACCGTGTCCATCGACAACAAAGACCTTTTCCGGCTGTTGAAGTACCAAAAGAGCCTGGTGTATTTTTCTACGGCATTAAAGACCAATGAAGTGATGATCGAGCGGCTGCAGCGCATGCGCCTGTTCAACCAATTTGAGGAAGACCAGGACCTGCTGGATGATGTATTGACCGAGACGATGCAGGCCATCGAAATGAACAACATCTCCAGCAACATTTTGAACCAGATGATGGATGCCTTCGCCTCGATGATCTCTAACAACCAGAACGACGTAGTCAAAGTGCTGACCTCGGTGACGCTGGTGTTGGGTCTGCCCACCCTGGTGGCCAGTTTTTACGGCATGAACGTGGGCCTGCCGTTCAGCGAGACACCTCACGCCTTCTGGCTGACGGTGGGCATCAGCCTGGCGCTGATGCTGACCGCCATCCTGATCTTTCGCAAGCGCGGCTGGTTTTAG